From the Dermochelys coriacea isolate rDerCor1 chromosome 26, rDerCor1.pri.v4, whole genome shotgun sequence genome, one window contains:
- the RNF181 gene encoding E3 ubiquitin-protein ligase RNF181 isoform X2, translating to MASYFEEHNCEPGERARENVLLELARTLFNGQQIDLGAVDFTDWDQRLPPPAARRAVLSLPTVRVTPVQADKGLKCPVCLLEFEEDEGARKMPCEHLFHSGCILPWLGKTNSCPLCRHELPTDDQEYEEYKKDKVRRQQREHRLEYLHGAMYT from the exons ATGGCTTCGTACTTCGAGGAGCACAACTGCGAGCCCGGCGAGCGCGCCCGGGAGAACGTGCTGCTGGAGCTCGCCAG GACTCTGTTCAATGGGCAGCAGATCGACCTGGGTGCCGTGGACTTCACCGACTGGGATCAGCGGCTGCCCCCGCCGGCCGCCCGGCGGGCCGTGCTGAGCCTCCCCACGGTGCGGGTGACGCCGGTCCAGGCAG ACAAAGGGCTGAAATGCCCCGTGTGCCTGCTGGAGTTCGAGGAGGATGAGGGGGCCAGGAAGATGCCCTGTGAGCATCTCTTCCACTCAGGCTGCATCCTGCCCTGGCTGGGAAAG aCCAACTCCTGCCCTCTCTGCCGCCACGAGCTGCCCACGGACGACCAGGAATACGAAGAATacaagaaagacaag GTGCGGAGGCAGCAGCGCGAGCACCGGCTGGAGTACCTGCATGGGGCCATGTACACATAA
- the RNF181 gene encoding E3 ubiquitin-protein ligase RNF181 isoform X1, with protein sequence MASYFEEHNCEPGERARENVLLELARTLFNGQQIDLGAVDFTDWDQRLPPPAARRAVLSLPTVRVTPVQADQLLPSLPPRAAHGRPGIRRIQERQGAEAAARAPAGVPAWGHVHITGGAPPSLPPAWGIGCPLWVGGSLGQWGVTLQCGYKVVSIPELGPQGVSPDMDRAPPLLSNPSIPMEQPWASPPLCCGVRSGVTLTNGPPLSSRLSRLIKGVFSLTQSVYGVSLGSEWGWRA encoded by the exons ATGGCTTCGTACTTCGAGGAGCACAACTGCGAGCCCGGCGAGCGCGCCCGGGAGAACGTGCTGCTGGAGCTCGCCAG GACTCTGTTCAATGGGCAGCAGATCGACCTGGGTGCCGTGGACTTCACCGACTGGGATCAGCGGCTGCCCCCGCCGGCCGCCCGGCGGGCCGTGCTGAGCCTCCCCACGGTGCGGGTGACGCCGGTCCAGGCAG aCCAACTCCTGCCCTCTCTGCCGCCACGAGCTGCCCACGGACGACCAGGAATACGAAGAATacaagaaagacaag GTGCGGAGGCAGCAGCGCGAGCACCGGCTGGAGTACCTGCATGGGGCCATGTACACATAACCGGGggtgccccccccagcctcccacctGCCTGGGGCATTGGATGCCCTCTCTGGGTGGGTGGCTCTCTGGGTCAGTGGGGGGTGACCCTTCAGTGTGGGTACAAAGTTGTCTCCATTCCAGAGCTGGGTCCACAGGGGGTGTCCCCTGACATGGACAGGGCCCCTCCTTTGCTGAGCAACCCCAGCATCCCCATGGAACAGCCCTGGGCATCTCCCCCACTTTGCTGTGGGGTCAGGTCAGGGGTAACACTGACTAACGGCCCCCCGTTGTCCAGCCGTCTCTCCAGGCTGATTAAAGGTGTTTTTTCTCTGACCCAGAGCGTTTATGGAGTGTCACTGGGGAGtgaatgggggtggagggctTAG
- the TMEM150A gene encoding transmembrane protein 150A isoform X1, translating into MTAWIILPISLSTFSITGIWIVYAMAVMNHHVCPVENWSYNESCSSSPVKHGYPKSCCTLEDVPLISKCGTYPPESCLFSLIGNIGAFIVVLICFLRYGQLIEQSHRSWVNTTALIAGCTNAAGLVVVGNFQVDNAKSLHYIGAGIAFPAGLLFVCLQCILTYHTAISALDSWMAHLRVSLTGVALISLVLSGVFFIHESPLLQHLAAVCEWVFVIDMLVFYGTFAYDFGAVSTDTLVTALQRASTRGCKSPGGSSTSTHLNCTPESIAMI; encoded by the exons GTACGCCATGGCAGTGATGAACCACCACGTGTGCCCCGTTGAGAACTG GTCCTACAACGAGTCATGCTCCTCCAGCCCTGTCAAGCATGGCTACCCCAAAAGCTGCTGCACCTTGGAAGATGTCCCTCTGATCAG TAAGTGTGGCACGTACCCCCCTGAGAGCTGCCTCTTCAGCCTTATTGGGAACATTGGGGCTTTCATAG TGGTACTGATCTGCTTTCTGCGCTACGGGCAGCTGATTGAGCAGAGCCACCGCTCCTGGGTCAACACGACGGCACTCATCGCGGGCTGCACCAATGCTGCTGGCCTCGTTGTGGTTGGCAACTTCCAG gtGGACAATGCCAAGTCCCTGCACTACATTGGGGCGGGCATTGCCTTCCCGGCGGGGCTGCTCTTCGTCTGCCTCCAGTGCATCCTCACCTACCACACTGCCATCAGCGCCCTGGACAGCTGGATGGCACACCTCCGCGTCTCGCTCACCGGCGTGGCCTTAATCTCTCTCGTCCTCA GCGGTGTTTTCTTCATCCatgagagccccctgctgcagcaCCTGGCAGCTGTCTGCGAGTGGGTCTTCGTCATCGACATGCTGGTCTTCTACGGCACCTTTGCCTACGACTTCGGGGCCGTCTCCACCGACACCCTGGTGACAGCGCTGCAGCGGGCCAGCACCAGGGGCTGCAAGTCGCCCGGCGGCAGCAGCACCTCCACCCACCTCAACTGCACCCCTGAGAGCATTGCCATGATCTGA
- the TMEM150A gene encoding transmembrane protein 150A isoform X2, which produces MTAWIILPISLSTFSITGIWIVYAMAVMNHHVCPVENCPVKHGYPKSCCTLEDVPLISKCGTYPPESCLFSLIGNIGAFIVVLICFLRYGQLIEQSHRSWVNTTALIAGCTNAAGLVVVGNFQVDNAKSLHYIGAGIAFPAGLLFVCLQCILTYHTAISALDSWMAHLRVSLTGVALISLVLSGVFFIHESPLLQHLAAVCEWVFVIDMLVFYGTFAYDFGAVSTDTLVTALQRASTRGCKSPGGSSTSTHLNCTPESIAMI; this is translated from the exons GTACGCCATGGCAGTGATGAACCACCACGTGTGCCCCGTTGAGAACTG CCCTGTCAAGCATGGCTACCCCAAAAGCTGCTGCACCTTGGAAGATGTCCCTCTGATCAG TAAGTGTGGCACGTACCCCCCTGAGAGCTGCCTCTTCAGCCTTATTGGGAACATTGGGGCTTTCATAG TGGTACTGATCTGCTTTCTGCGCTACGGGCAGCTGATTGAGCAGAGCCACCGCTCCTGGGTCAACACGACGGCACTCATCGCGGGCTGCACCAATGCTGCTGGCCTCGTTGTGGTTGGCAACTTCCAG gtGGACAATGCCAAGTCCCTGCACTACATTGGGGCGGGCATTGCCTTCCCGGCGGGGCTGCTCTTCGTCTGCCTCCAGTGCATCCTCACCTACCACACTGCCATCAGCGCCCTGGACAGCTGGATGGCACACCTCCGCGTCTCGCTCACCGGCGTGGCCTTAATCTCTCTCGTCCTCAGT GGTGTTTTCTTCATCCatgagagccccctgctgcagcaCCTGGCAGCTGTCTGCGAGTGGGTCTTCGTCATCGACATGCTGGTCTTCTACGGCACCTTTGCCTACGACTTCGGGGCCGTCTCCACCGACACCCTGGTGACAGCGCTGCAGCGGGCCAGCACCAGGGGCTGCAAGTCGCCCGGCGGCAGCAGCACCTCCACCCACCTCAACTGCACCCCTGAGAGCATTGCCATGATCTGA
- the TMEM150A gene encoding transmembrane protein 150A isoform X4 produces MHRHCSPTRFLPCPGHRVSANRPVKHGYPKSCCTLEDVPLISKCGTYPPESCLFSLIGNIGAFIVVLICFLRYGQLIEQSHRSWVNTTALIAGCTNAAGLVVVGNFQVDNAKSLHYIGAGIAFPAGLLFVCLQCILTYHTAISALDSWMAHLRVSLTGVALISLVLSGVFFIHESPLLQHLAAVCEWVFVIDMLVFYGTFAYDFGAVSTDTLVTALQRASTRGCKSPGGSSTSTHLNCTPESIAMI; encoded by the exons ATGCACAGGCACTGCAGCCCCACCCGCTTCCTTCCTTGCCCTGGCCACAGAGTCTCTGCTAACCG CCCTGTCAAGCATGGCTACCCCAAAAGCTGCTGCACCTTGGAAGATGTCCCTCTGATCAG TAAGTGTGGCACGTACCCCCCTGAGAGCTGCCTCTTCAGCCTTATTGGGAACATTGGGGCTTTCATAG TGGTACTGATCTGCTTTCTGCGCTACGGGCAGCTGATTGAGCAGAGCCACCGCTCCTGGGTCAACACGACGGCACTCATCGCGGGCTGCACCAATGCTGCTGGCCTCGTTGTGGTTGGCAACTTCCAG gtGGACAATGCCAAGTCCCTGCACTACATTGGGGCGGGCATTGCCTTCCCGGCGGGGCTGCTCTTCGTCTGCCTCCAGTGCATCCTCACCTACCACACTGCCATCAGCGCCCTGGACAGCTGGATGGCACACCTCCGCGTCTCGCTCACCGGCGTGGCCTTAATCTCTCTCGTCCTCAGT GGTGTTTTCTTCATCCatgagagccccctgctgcagcaCCTGGCAGCTGTCTGCGAGTGGGTCTTCGTCATCGACATGCTGGTCTTCTACGGCACCTTTGCCTACGACTTCGGGGCCGTCTCCACCGACACCCTGGTGACAGCGCTGCAGCGGGCCAGCACCAGGGGCTGCAAGTCGCCCGGCGGCAGCAGCACCTCCACCCACCTCAACTGCACCCCTGAGAGCATTGCCATGATCTGA
- the TMEM150A gene encoding transmembrane protein 150A isoform X3, whose protein sequence is MHRHCSPTRFLPCPGHRVSANRSYNESCSSSPVKHGYPKSCCTLEDVPLISKCGTYPPESCLFSLIGNIGAFIVVLICFLRYGQLIEQSHRSWVNTTALIAGCTNAAGLVVVGNFQVDNAKSLHYIGAGIAFPAGLLFVCLQCILTYHTAISALDSWMAHLRVSLTGVALISLVLSGVFFIHESPLLQHLAAVCEWVFVIDMLVFYGTFAYDFGAVSTDTLVTALQRASTRGCKSPGGSSTSTHLNCTPESIAMI, encoded by the exons ATGCACAGGCACTGCAGCCCCACCCGCTTCCTTCCTTGCCCTGGCCACAGAGTCTCTGCTAACCG GTCCTACAACGAGTCATGCTCCTCCAGCCCTGTCAAGCATGGCTACCCCAAAAGCTGCTGCACCTTGGAAGATGTCCCTCTGATCAG TAAGTGTGGCACGTACCCCCCTGAGAGCTGCCTCTTCAGCCTTATTGGGAACATTGGGGCTTTCATAG TGGTACTGATCTGCTTTCTGCGCTACGGGCAGCTGATTGAGCAGAGCCACCGCTCCTGGGTCAACACGACGGCACTCATCGCGGGCTGCACCAATGCTGCTGGCCTCGTTGTGGTTGGCAACTTCCAG gtGGACAATGCCAAGTCCCTGCACTACATTGGGGCGGGCATTGCCTTCCCGGCGGGGCTGCTCTTCGTCTGCCTCCAGTGCATCCTCACCTACCACACTGCCATCAGCGCCCTGGACAGCTGGATGGCACACCTCCGCGTCTCGCTCACCGGCGTGGCCTTAATCTCTCTCGTCCTCAGT GGTGTTTTCTTCATCCatgagagccccctgctgcagcaCCTGGCAGCTGTCTGCGAGTGGGTCTTCGTCATCGACATGCTGGTCTTCTACGGCACCTTTGCCTACGACTTCGGGGCCGTCTCCACCGACACCCTGGTGACAGCGCTGCAGCGGGCCAGCACCAGGGGCTGCAAGTCGCCCGGCGGCAGCAGCACCTCCACCCACCTCAACTGCACCCCTGAGAGCATTGCCATGATCTGA